From the Pseudomonas baltica genome, one window contains:
- a CDS encoding phage tail protein produces the protein MTDQTSQFYAILTNIGLAKQANADALGIGWKITQMGVGDANGTEPMPAATQTKLINEVRRAPLNQLKVDPNNSAIIVAEQVIPAEVGGFWIRELALYDDAGDMVAVANCPPSFKPLLTQGSGRTQTVRMNLIVSNTSSVELKIDPSVVLATRAYVDQAVATELSKQDYKQSVRAVATANIVLSGLQTVDGVVVVAGDRVLVPTQNTGKDNGLYVAAAGPWSRATDADISAEVTPGVLVVVEEGDAYADSIWQLTTNAPITLGATALVFELLVGKQASQSEAIAGINASKTMTALRVAQAIQVSAGILAVDTGAAGAYVGLYSPAITELKDQMVVRLKASNPNPGAATFKVNALAPAPIVDLTHSVLQGGEIAANGELVLQWNSAIGTGSWVLLSNAGGAPLSAPAGIGPSARIRNITIVGATISGWVDDWVIVGVANSSKTWKIPNFSAQLSLSKTGIGGLDTGSATANGFLLVYAAYNPVTKAYGVFGQMESAGTVGTVGAPATYQGANLPAGYTATALIGIAPVGSTPTTFGAFTQVGRRVRLAQSAIVSLSAIPTSQSWQTVASASIPFGALSVDGFLSMTSNYSSGPMTLQGGIAAVAGGSATQILLTSSSGLCSNNNSFADLPIHTPRTIAYFFFNSVSTTAAILAAAILTGFTF, from the coding sequence ACTGAGCCAATGCCTGCAGCGACCCAGACCAAGCTCATCAATGAAGTTCGCCGCGCACCGCTCAACCAGCTGAAGGTGGACCCGAATAACTCAGCGATCATAGTTGCCGAGCAGGTCATCCCGGCCGAGGTCGGCGGGTTCTGGATCCGCGAGCTAGCGCTATACGACGATGCCGGCGATATGGTTGCTGTGGCCAACTGCCCGCCATCCTTCAAGCCGCTGCTCACTCAGGGCTCGGGGCGCACCCAGACTGTGCGCATGAACCTGATCGTCAGCAATACCAGCAGTGTTGAGTTGAAAATCGACCCTTCGGTGGTATTGGCTACCAGGGCCTATGTAGATCAGGCCGTTGCTACGGAACTGAGCAAGCAGGACTACAAGCAATCAGTACGAGCTGTCGCAACTGCAAACATCGTCCTGAGCGGGCTACAAACCGTCGATGGCGTCGTGGTGGTCGCAGGAGATCGCGTCCTGGTACCGACGCAGAACACCGGGAAAGACAACGGTTTGTACGTCGCGGCCGCCGGCCCTTGGTCCCGGGCAACGGACGCTGATATATCTGCCGAGGTTACCCCTGGCGTCCTGGTGGTCGTAGAGGAAGGCGATGCGTACGCGGATAGCATCTGGCAGTTGACGACCAACGCACCCATCACGCTTGGCGCCACTGCGCTGGTGTTCGAACTGCTGGTCGGCAAGCAGGCCTCCCAGTCCGAAGCTATCGCCGGCATCAACGCGAGCAAGACCATGACGGCACTTCGCGTGGCGCAGGCAATTCAGGTTTCCGCGGGAATTCTGGCCGTCGATACCGGCGCGGCTGGTGCCTACGTTGGACTGTATTCCCCGGCGATAACCGAGCTGAAAGATCAAATGGTAGTCCGGCTAAAAGCTTCGAATCCAAACCCCGGGGCAGCGACATTCAAGGTCAATGCCTTGGCGCCCGCTCCGATCGTGGACCTGACGCACTCTGTCTTGCAAGGCGGCGAGATCGCTGCCAATGGCGAGTTGGTTCTGCAGTGGAACAGCGCGATAGGTACTGGGTCGTGGGTGCTGTTGAGCAACGCTGGCGGCGCGCCGCTATCTGCGCCAGCGGGCATCGGGCCATCGGCACGTATTCGAAATATCACCATCGTCGGCGCGACAATTTCTGGATGGGTCGACGACTGGGTCATCGTAGGCGTGGCGAACTCCAGCAAGACGTGGAAGATCCCCAACTTTTCAGCGCAGCTCAGTTTGAGCAAAACAGGTATAGGCGGATTGGATACGGGTTCTGCCACGGCAAACGGGTTCTTGCTGGTTTACGCTGCTTACAACCCGGTAACCAAGGCTTATGGCGTTTTTGGGCAGATGGAGTCGGCCGGGACAGTTGGGACGGTAGGCGCTCCTGCAACGTATCAAGGCGCAAACCTTCCAGCGGGCTATACCGCTACAGCTCTGATCGGGATTGCTCCGGTGGGCAGCACTCCGACCACCTTTGGTGCGTTCACCCAGGTAGGTCGAAGGGTAAGACTGGCTCAGTCTGCAATTGTGAGTCTTTCGGCCATACCAACGTCGCAATCCTGGCAAACGGTGGCATCTGCGAGCATTCCTTTTGGCGCGCTGTCCGTAGATGGTTTTTTGAGCATGACCTCAAACTATAGCAGCGGCCCAATGACGCTTCAGGGCGGGATTGCGGCTGTCGCCGGCGGTTCGGCTACACAAATTCTTCTGACTAGCTCGTCTGGGCTCTGCTCGAATAACAACTCGTTTGCTGACTTGCCCATTCACACGCCAAGGACGATCGCCTACTTCTTCTTCAACTCCGTGTCGACAACGGCGGCAATTTTGGCGGCCGCTATTTTGACTGGATTTACTTTTTAA